In Rhododendron vialii isolate Sample 1 chromosome 9a, ASM3025357v1, the following are encoded in one genomic region:
- the LOC131299444 gene encoding F-box/LRR-repeat protein At3g48880-like, whose protein sequence is MDERKWEELDKDCLVNVIRRVGVESLLLSVPFVCKTWYEATLSPLCWQRLAFPQMWPDDGNGTYSGFTSRLVNSYQVKGYFPFTRFIMSIVKRSNRSATFLALPVCCTKEALLYVADECPKLRALLLPYEFDLNYYSVIPGLLSKWTHLEFLVLGDCLNMEEILAQVNTVCKHLVGFGIIIAYFEENEASAIVSFLPNIKYLSLSHAFMKRADLVTILKGCKELVYFDISHCQGIEAGDGKILKLASHIRVFKDEGSMRDEHLCDGCPSFPIDGFLDGYCSD, encoded by the exons ATGGATGAAAGAAAATGGGAGGAGCTCGATAAGGATTGCTTGGTGAATGTGATTAGGAGAGTGGGAGTTGAATCTCTCCTGTTGAGTGTTCCCTTTGTGTGCAAGACATGGTACGAAGCCACGTTGAGTCCCCTATGCTGGCAACGACTTGCTTTTCCCCAAATGTGGCCGGATGATGGTAATGGGACTTATAGTGGCTTCACATCAAGATTAGTGAATAGCTATCAAGTGAAAGGCTACTTCCCTTTCACGAGATTTATCATGTCCATAGTCAAGCGCAGCAATAGATCTGCAACCTTTCTTGCTCTTCCCGTCTGTTGCACAAAAGAAGCTTTGCTTTATGTTGCAGATGA ATGTCCGAAATTAAGGGCTTTGTTGCTGCCTTATGAATTTGACTTGAATTACTATAGCGTGATCCCGGGCCTTCTAAGCAAATGGACACATTTGGAGTTCTTGGTACTCGGAGACTGCCTTAATATGGAAGAAATCCTTGCCCAAGTCAATACTGTCTGCAAGCACTTAGTTGGATTTGGTATTATAATTGCCTACTTTGAGGAAAACGAAGCATCTGCTATTGTCAGCTTTCTGCCAAACATAAAATACCTGTCTCTAAGTCATGCATTCATGAAACGGGCGGATCTGGTGACAATTTTGAAGGGATGCAAAGAACTTGTGTATTTTGATATAAGCCACTGTCAAGGTATTGAAGCTGGTGATGGTAAGATACTAAAGCTTGCTTCTCATATTAGAGTATTCAAGGACGAGGGTTCAATGAGGGATGAACATTTGTGCGATGGTTGCCCTTCATTTCCTATTGACGGGTTTCTTGATGGTTATTGCTCTGACTAA
- the LOC131299450 gene encoding uncharacterized protein LOC131299450 — protein sequence MSNYTKLEFAALDISGRNYLSWILDIEIHLDAMEIGETIKIGNDASLKDRAKAMIFIRHHLHEDLKSEYLTVKDPLTLWNNLKERYGHQKAVILPRARYHWLNLRVQDYKSISEYNSTLFKIVSILKLCGETINEKDMLEKTFTTFHANNLLLQQQYRERGFEKYSDLISCLLVAEQNNELLMRNHKSCPAGSIPFSEANRVSFPN from the coding sequence ATGTCGAACTACACAAAATTGGAATTTGCAGCACTCGATATTTCAGGAAGAAATTATTTATCATGGATTCTTGACATTGAAATTCACCTCGATGCCATGGAAATAGGAGAAACGATTAAAATTGGTAATGACGCGTCCTTGAAGGATCGCGCCAAAGCAATGATATTTATTCGCCACCACCTCCACGAAGACCTGAAGTCCGAATACCTTACGGTTAAGGACCCATTAACCTTATGGAATAATCTGAAGGAAAGGTACGGGCACCAAAAAGCAGTGATACTGCCAAGAGCTCGTTATCACTGGTTAAATTTAAGGGTGCAAGATTATAAATCTATTAGCGAGTATAACTCCACTCTGTTCAAGATAGTTTCGATCTTAAAATTATGTGGTGAAACTATCAATGAAAAAGATATGTTGGAAAAAACTTTTACCACTTTTCATGCAAACAATTTGCTGCTGCAGCAGCAATACAGAGAGCGTGGGTTTGAGAAATACTCAGATTTAATTTCCTGTCTCTTGGTTGCTGAACAGAATAACGAGTTGTTAATGAGGAATCACAAGTCTTGTCCAGCTGGCTCTATACCATTCTCAGAAGCGAATAGAGTCTCTTTTCCCAATTAG